The following are encoded together in the Candidatus Woesebacteria bacterium genome:
- a CDS encoding metal-dependent hydrolase: protein MTARTHDVFAFASLLTVAGISPPSGINLITLMSCLVGNIVGALIPDMDQAGNRLWDLLPLGDHLAKVFRKIFYKHRTLTHSLVGMFLIYKLLDYALPKFINSHMVDVNLLTISIMIGYISHLIADSLTKEGLPLFFPIGFELGFPPIRALRITTGKWQEKYLVFPVVGIYIVFISYVFNAELVSILRQVH, encoded by the coding sequence ATGACTGCTCGTACGCATGATGTGTTTGCATTTGCTTCACTTCTAACGGTTGCCGGGATATCCCCGCCAAGTGGGATTAATCTGATAACTTTAATGTCATGTCTTGTGGGAAATATTGTTGGTGCGCTTATACCCGACATGGATCAAGCAGGGAACAGACTTTGGGATTTACTGCCTCTTGGTGACCACCTGGCAAAAGTATTTCGAAAAATATTTTACAAACACAGAACACTTACCCACTCATTGGTTGGGATGTTTTTGATATATAAATTGCTTGACTATGCATTGCCGAAATTTATTAATTCTCACATGGTGGATGTAAATTTGCTTACGATTAGTATCATGATAGGCTACATATCTCATTTGATTGCTGACAGTTTGACAAAAGAAGGTCTACCGTTATTTTTTCCGATCGGATTTGAATTGGGTTTTCCGCCAATACGTGCACTAAGAATTACAACCGGCAAATGGCAGGAGAAGTATTTGGTATTTCCCGTAGTGGGAATTTATATTGTTTTCATTAGTTATGTATTTAATGCCGAACTGGTATCCATCCTGAGACAAGTACATTAA
- a CDS encoding peptidoglycan bridge formation glycyltransferase FemA/FemB family protein — protein MWDIRQDAKFANYLTTLNWNVDEIGNDYIYSKKLPFLGLSIIKIQRPSKIIPNEAISSVCVKRRGFLVYVEPRTKEQSVYYLNHGFVVCKTPSLPTKTIRINLHKSEKELLTDMHYKTRYNVSLSTRKGLSLGISRDIELFARNWQNCAKERGMWISQKREINNIYASFGKRAHVLLANLNTNNVGGILLIFSNKVGYYMYAYSTQEGKKLSAPTFLAWNAILYSKEKQNNYFDFEGIFDERYPLKSWKGFTRFKKSFGGEVIDYPGIYSKYYNPYKLPMVYNRTHD, from the coding sequence ATGTGGGATATAAGACAAGATGCCAAATTCGCCAATTATCTAACGACTCTTAATTGGAATGTTGATGAGATAGGTAACGACTATATATATTCAAAGAAACTCCCGTTTCTGGGTTTGTCGATAATAAAGATACAACGACCTTCAAAAATCATTCCCAATGAAGCAATAAGTTCAGTGTGTGTTAAACGCCGTGGTTTTTTGGTTTATGTCGAACCACGCACCAAAGAGCAATCCGTATATTATTTAAACCATGGATTTGTTGTGTGTAAAACACCTTCTTTGCCCACCAAAACAATACGAATCAATCTACATAAATCCGAGAAGGAACTGCTTACCGATATGCATTATAAAACTAGATACAACGTCAGCTTGTCGACACGTAAAGGATTGTCGTTAGGTATTTCACGAGATATCGAATTATTTGCTCGAAATTGGCAGAATTGCGCCAAAGAAAGGGGTATGTGGATTTCACAGAAGCGTGAAATAAATAACATTTATGCATCATTTGGAAAACGTGCACATGTGTTACTCGCAAACTTAAATACAAATAATGTTGGTGGCATATTGCTTATATTTTCAAACAAGGTCGGGTATTACATGTATGCGTATTCAACCCAGGAAGGCAAGAAGTTATCTGCACCTACATTTCTTGCCTGGAATGCGATTCTTTATTCGAAAGAAAAACAAAATAATTATTTTGATTTTGAAGGGATATTTGATGAACGATACCCTCTTAAATCATGGAAAGGTTTTACGCGATTCAAAAAAAGTTTTGGAGGTGAAGTGATTGACTACCCGGGTATTTATTCGAAATATTACAATCCGTATAAACTTCCAATGGTATATAATAGGACACATGATTAA
- a CDS encoding NAD-dependent epimerase/dehydratase family protein, translating into MDKIILITGVSGEVGIGLLDKLSKSTTKVVGLDVNEVNKDYRNKLFKFIKLDITDSGELDKLFAKYKFDTIYHLAALLSTSAEKNPENAHKINVDGTFNLLTLANKYAQKRKSVTKFIFPSTIAVYGMGNLKNKNKFTSVKENEFLTPITMYGVNKLYCESLGNYISNYYKLLENNKRYLDFRAVRFPGLLSALTTPTGGTSDYAPEMIHYAAKGESYACFVRNTSTIGFMAMPDAVNALLTIASSSKNRLTQYVYNVASFSVSADEIKKQVEKYFPGAKISYRIDAKRQSIVDSWPQSTNDQAARRDWNWKPKYTFSKTFGEYLIPTIKLKYQK; encoded by the coding sequence ATGGACAAAATTATTCTAATAACAGGTGTATCCGGAGAGGTAGGGATAGGCCTTCTGGACAAATTAAGTAAATCGACAACCAAAGTTGTCGGATTGGATGTCAACGAAGTTAACAAAGATTATCGTAATAAGCTTTTTAAGTTTATTAAACTAGATATCACGGATAGCGGCGAATTAGACAAACTTTTTGCCAAATACAAATTTGATACCATTTACCATCTAGCCGCACTTCTTTCCACCTCGGCAGAAAAAAACCCCGAGAATGCTCACAAAATAAATGTCGATGGAACGTTTAACTTACTTACACTCGCCAATAAATATGCCCAAAAAAGGAAAAGTGTAACCAAGTTCATCTTTCCTTCAACTATTGCCGTTTACGGTATGGGGAATTTAAAGAACAAAAATAAATTTACGAGTGTTAAGGAGAATGAATTTTTAACTCCTATTACCATGTATGGTGTAAATAAGTTGTACTGTGAAAGTTTGGGTAATTATATCAGCAATTACTACAAGCTACTGGAAAACAACAAACGATATTTGGATTTCCGGGCGGTTCGATTTCCCGGATTACTAAGCGCTCTGACCACGCCAACGGGTGGAACCAGTGATTACGCCCCCGAGATGATTCACTATGCAGCCAAAGGCGAGAGTTACGCATGTTTTGTAAGAAATACCTCAACAATTGGCTTTATGGCAATGCCGGATGCGGTGAACGCTTTACTCACTATTGCATCCTCCAGCAAAAACCGTTTAACGCAATATGTTTACAACGTCGCATCATTTAGCGTTTCGGCTGATGAAATCAAAAAACAAGTCGAAAAGTACTTTCCCGGTGCAAAAATTTCTTATCGAATAGACGCCAAACGCCAGTCGATTGTTGACAGCTGGCCTCAATCAACAAATGATCAAGCAGCAAGACGCGATTGGAACTGGAAACCAAAATATACTTTCTCAAAAACTTTCGGAGAGTATTTAATTCCAACCATTAAATTAAAATACCAAAAATAA
- the galE gene encoding UDP-glucose 4-epimerase GalE: MDKSKILITGAGGYIGSVATYLVLQKGYKVVALDNFSRGYEEPLKLLQDMFGKESLSIYKRDLHDDLTDIFENNKIKSVLHYAAYCLVSESMEKPEMYFTNNVCGTQNLLTTMLANNVTNIVFSSTCTVYAPAQYIPIDDKHPTGPESPYGESKLITEKIIEWHGKTRGLKYVILRYFNVCGASDDGLIGDSKKPSVLLIQNAVRGALGIEEFLLTCPQVDTPDSTPIRDYVNVVDLNEAHLKAIEYLEKDGKNEIINLGTGEGNSVLEIVKVVQELTGKKFDLKAGEKRKGEATKMIADIKKAEKILNWKPQRNVSDSIKSLIAWYGKQPTGWRS; the protein is encoded by the coding sequence ATGGATAAATCAAAAATTCTCATAACCGGCGCCGGGGGGTATATTGGTAGTGTTGCAACTTATCTTGTTTTACAAAAAGGTTACAAAGTAGTCGCTTTGGACAATTTTAGTCGAGGTTACGAGGAACCGCTCAAACTTCTCCAGGACATGTTTGGAAAAGAGAGTTTGTCGATTTATAAAAGAGATCTGCACGATGATTTAACGGATATTTTTGAAAACAATAAAATTAAATCAGTCCTCCATTACGCAGCATATTGTTTAGTAAGCGAATCAATGGAAAAGCCAGAGATGTACTTTACGAATAACGTATGCGGAACACAAAATTTGTTGACAACTATGCTTGCCAATAATGTGACTAACATTGTGTTTTCGTCAACATGTACAGTATATGCACCGGCACAGTATATTCCCATTGACGACAAACACCCAACCGGACCTGAGAGTCCATATGGAGAATCAAAATTAATTACCGAAAAAATAATCGAATGGCATGGAAAAACCAGAGGCTTAAAATATGTAATTTTAAGGTATTTCAATGTTTGTGGTGCAAGCGATGATGGTTTGATTGGAGATTCCAAAAAGCCATCTGTCCTATTAATACAAAACGCTGTCCGCGGGGCGTTAGGTATTGAAGAATTTTTGTTAACATGTCCACAAGTTGACACACCCGACTCTACGCCGATTAGAGATTATGTGAATGTAGTTGATCTCAATGAAGCCCATCTAAAGGCAATTGAGTATTTAGAGAAGGATGGAAAAAATGAAATTATTAATCTGGGAACCGGTGAGGGGAATTCGGTATTGGAAATTGTCAAGGTGGTTCAAGAATTGACAGGAAAAAAATTTGATCTCAAAGCAGGGGAGAAAAGAAAAGGTGAGGCAACCAAAATGATCGCCGATATCAAAAAGGCAGAAAAAATACTAAATTGGAAACCACAAAGAAATGTTAGTGACTCAATTAAATCTTTGATTGCTTGGTATGGCAAACAACCTACCGGGTGGCGTAGCTAG
- a CDS encoding ATP-dependent Clp protease ATP-binding subunit codes for MDKILIFLPWHYTKGLEIYVTNWFNSFDSIIQYFSLPFLIRTAFSPWKRLIDLEESPGFDLQKIFEKISFNLISRIIGAIVRISLFLAGLVLIFLTFLGGIFGLFAWFVLPFLSVPIYVRWSKDPVRYAQALLNQIQNSQSDPIEAIFVSKAGEFVLEHIGVDVKTILENAVRKEIAFGDLVVPNFEQIIRRLVDEKLWSDQFFREFGFTDKDLCLAASLWDKMREDESVVISQTEGRASVGLETMFGYTPNLNKYVEDLGINRSFSYRLVGREQEVSRMERSLNGGSGVVLVGQPGVGKKTVVLEFARRASIGQLGQKMAYRRILGFDLNTLLSESADINFKKALLTLVLKEVAYAGNIILMFRDFHRLINKDAEGVDFTDVFEMLLEKKNLQLIVITTPDEYEKYIVRNNRLKKYLETIEIKEPTKEEATLITLDVAVQLEKRKNMVITIPAIRKIMDESDNYLTETPFPEKALELLEAVVLYVEQIERKKTVLVGDVDKVMAEKTGISFTRLTDDEKKQLGSLEEIIHEGLINQEMAVNLIAKSLRARTISKDSRRPIGSFLFLGPTGVGKTETAKVLSRVYFGGEDKILRFDMADYAGKEGFERLVGSVDRNQPGTLTTAIKNRPASLLLLDEFEKSSNDIFNLFLRLLDEGQMTDAFGKLVIGRNLFLIGTSNAGAEYIRELVAQGIKGEDLQTSVIDYVLKERIFSPELLNRFDGVVVYEPLKEEYLLKIAKMLVTKFSKNLLEHNIYLEITDSLLEKIAHDGFDPAFGARPMSRIVNLTLGDLFGRAILKGEIVSGDVIRVLPGSGKEEFSLENLGKYNK; via the coding sequence ATGGATAAAATTCTGATATTTTTGCCATGGCATTACACAAAGGGGTTGGAGATTTATGTTACAAATTGGTTTAATTCTTTCGATTCGATCATCCAATATTTTTCGCTTCCATTTTTAATCCGTACGGCATTTTCTCCCTGGAAAAGACTGATTGATTTAGAGGAATCTCCCGGTTTTGATCTTCAAAAGATTTTTGAAAAAATTAGTTTCAATCTAATTTCCAGGATTATCGGAGCGATTGTGAGGATCTCGTTGTTTTTGGCAGGATTGGTTCTTATCTTTCTTACTTTTTTGGGAGGTATCTTTGGTCTTTTTGCCTGGTTTGTACTTCCGTTTTTAAGTGTTCCGATATACGTTCGTTGGTCAAAAGATCCGGTGCGTTATGCGCAAGCTTTGCTTAATCAAATACAAAATTCGCAAAGTGATCCGATTGAGGCGATATTTGTTAGCAAAGCGGGTGAATTTGTTTTGGAGCACATTGGTGTTGATGTAAAAACAATTCTAGAAAATGCAGTCCGAAAAGAAATTGCATTTGGCGATTTGGTTGTACCAAACTTCGAACAAATTATCAGGCGATTGGTTGACGAAAAACTATGGTCGGATCAATTCTTTAGAGAATTTGGTTTTACTGATAAGGATCTGTGTTTAGCGGCTTCGCTGTGGGATAAAATGAGGGAAGATGAAAGTGTAGTTATCTCGCAAACCGAGGGGAGAGCAAGTGTGGGGCTTGAAACCATGTTTGGGTATACTCCGAATTTAAACAAATACGTTGAAGATTTAGGTATAAACCGATCTTTTTCCTATAGGTTGGTCGGAAGAGAGCAGGAAGTTTCTCGCATGGAACGGTCTTTAAATGGGGGATCGGGTGTGGTATTGGTTGGGCAACCAGGTGTCGGAAAAAAGACGGTAGTATTGGAATTTGCACGACGAGCTTCAATTGGTCAGTTGGGTCAAAAAATGGCATATCGAAGAATACTTGGGTTTGATTTGAATACATTACTGTCCGAATCTGCCGACATTAATTTCAAGAAAGCTCTCTTAACTCTGGTTCTTAAAGAAGTTGCTTACGCAGGAAACATTATTCTCATGTTTCGAGATTTCCACCGTCTGATAAATAAAGATGCGGAAGGTGTTGATTTTACGGATGTTTTTGAAATGTTACTTGAAAAAAAGAATTTGCAGTTAATTGTAATTACAACTCCGGATGAATACGAGAAATATATAGTCCGAAATAACAGACTCAAAAAGTATCTCGAAACAATTGAAATTAAAGAACCGACCAAAGAGGAGGCAACCTTAATTACACTGGATGTTGCCGTGCAACTTGAAAAAAGAAAAAATATGGTAATCACAATTCCGGCAATCAGAAAGATAATGGACGAATCCGATAATTATCTGACAGAAACGCCATTTCCGGAAAAAGCACTTGAGCTATTAGAGGCGGTTGTTTTGTATGTTGAACAAATAGAAAGGAAAAAGACGGTTCTTGTTGGCGATGTCGATAAGGTCATGGCAGAAAAAACCGGCATATCATTTACGCGTTTAACTGACGACGAGAAAAAACAACTGGGTTCGCTTGAAGAGATAATCCACGAGGGACTTATTAACCAAGAAATGGCTGTTAATTTAATTGCAAAAAGTCTCCGTGCACGGACGATTTCCAAAGACTCCCGACGACCAATCGGTTCATTTCTTTTTCTTGGTCCAACCGGTGTAGGAAAAACAGAAACAGCTAAAGTTTTGTCACGAGTTTATTTCGGCGGGGAAGATAAAATTCTACGTTTTGACATGGCTGATTATGCCGGCAAAGAAGGTTTTGAAAGGTTGGTTGGCTCTGTGGACAGAAATCAACCCGGAACTTTGACTACCGCCATAAAAAATAGACCTGCAAGTTTACTGCTTCTTGATGAGTTCGAAAAATCAAGCAATGATATTTTTAATCTGTTTTTACGCTTGCTTGACGAAGGGCAAATGACTGATGCCTTTGGGAAACTTGTTATTGGAAGAAATTTATTTTTAATTGGAACTTCAAATGCAGGAGCCGAATATATCCGTGAACTGGTAGCTCAAGGAATAAAGGGTGAAGATCTGCAAACTTCTGTTATTGATTATGTCTTAAAAGAACGAATATTTTCACCTGAATTACTAAATCGTTTTGATGGCGTGGTCGTTTATGAACCGTTGAAGGAAGAATACCTGTTGAAAATTGCCAAAATGCTCGTGACGAAATTCTCAAAAAATCTGCTAGAACATAATATCTACCTGGAAATAACAGACAGCTTGCTTGAAAAAATTGCTCATGATGGATTTGATCCGGCTTTTGGTGCAAGGCCTATGTCGAGAATCGTCAATTTGACGTTGGGAGATTTATTCGGAAGAGCAATTCTAAAAGGGGAAATTGTTAGCGGAGATGTCATTAGGGTATTACCCGGAAGTGGCAAGGAAGAATTTAGCTTAGAAAATCTCGGAAAGTATAATAAATAA
- a CDS encoding Glu/Leu/Phe/Val dehydrogenase: MINSNPYNTAKKQLDDIVDLIANDYQDKKKFSNAVKLLKVPQKIHKKNLTIKLDNGKSKSFKAYRMQHNNARGPFKGGVRFHEKVNEDEVKALAMWMTTKCAVVDIPFGGGKGGVCVDPSKLSLSENEKLSKAYAKWLESFIGAWVDVPAPDVNTDSQTMAWFLESYEEALGHQEPAAFTGKPIVLGGSLGRNEATGQGGLFVLDEYVRNYKMKAQETKIAVMGFGNVGYWFSQLAYAAGYKIVCVSDSSGAIFDKKGLNPEKMMQGKKALGSLQEVGKVNSKTLLSNEELIGLDVDVLVPAALENVINEHTARSVRAKVVLELANGPTTPEADEILSTNKIDILPDVLSNAGGVTVSYFEWVQNLYGYKWTKEYVNEQLKSILSKSFNEIHSIKLDKKITYRKAAYISGIKRIIDAMILRGRV, encoded by the coding sequence ATGATTAATTCAAATCCTTACAATACTGCTAAAAAACAACTGGATGATATCGTTGACTTAATTGCTAATGATTATCAAGATAAAAAAAAGTTCTCCAATGCTGTTAAACTGCTCAAGGTTCCTCAGAAGATACATAAAAAAAATCTTACGATTAAATTAGACAATGGCAAGTCGAAGAGTTTCAAAGCTTACAGAATGCAACACAATAACGCACGCGGTCCGTTTAAAGGCGGCGTTAGGTTTCATGAAAAGGTTAATGAAGACGAGGTAAAAGCTCTTGCTATGTGGATGACGACGAAGTGTGCTGTTGTTGATATTCCGTTTGGTGGTGGAAAGGGGGGTGTTTGTGTTGATCCTTCGAAACTTAGTTTGTCCGAAAACGAAAAATTATCAAAAGCATATGCTAAATGGCTGGAGTCATTTATTGGTGCATGGGTTGATGTTCCTGCACCGGATGTTAATACCGACAGTCAAACAATGGCATGGTTTTTGGAAAGTTACGAAGAAGCCTTGGGTCACCAAGAACCTGCGGCTTTCACAGGTAAACCTATTGTTTTAGGTGGTTCCTTGGGGCGAAACGAAGCAACCGGACAAGGCGGACTGTTTGTTCTCGATGAATATGTTCGTAACTACAAAATGAAGGCCCAAGAGACAAAAATAGCAGTTATGGGTTTTGGTAATGTCGGATATTGGTTTTCTCAACTTGCGTATGCCGCCGGTTATAAAATTGTGTGCGTATCCGATTCTTCAGGTGCGATATTTGATAAAAAAGGATTAAATCCGGAAAAAATGATGCAAGGTAAAAAAGCTTTAGGATCTTTACAGGAAGTTGGCAAAGTAAATTCCAAAACGCTTTTATCAAATGAAGAGCTAATCGGATTAGATGTTGATGTATTAGTTCCAGCAGCACTTGAAAATGTCATCAACGAACATACTGCACGCAGTGTCAGAGCAAAGGTTGTTCTCGAATTGGCAAATGGGCCGACGACTCCTGAAGCTGATGAGATATTAAGTACTAACAAAATAGATATATTACCCGATGTCCTAAGTAATGCCGGTGGTGTAACGGTAAGCTATTTTGAATGGGTTCAAAACCTTTACGGATATAAGTGGACGAAAGAATATGTTAATGAACAACTCAAAAGTATTTTATCTAAATCCTTCAATGAAATTCATTCCATTAAACTAGATAAAAAAATCACGTACCGAAAAGCCGCATATATTTCGGGTATCAAAAGAATAATTGATGCAATGATTCTCCGCGGAAGAGTTTGA
- a CDS encoding glycine C-acetyltransferase: protein MNKLIWIDKEIARLQKEGLITKIRTIESPIGGHIRINGKNLINFCSNNYLGLANNPRIKKAAINSIKKYGVGPGAVRTIAGTMSLHDQLENALAKFKKCEAVIVFQSGFTANLATIPALVGKEDTIFSDELNHASIIDGCRLSGAQVTRYAHNDPKDLEAKLKTCKSDKRLVITDGVFSMNGDIAPLDKLQKIANKYKALIMVDDAHGEGVLGKNGRGIVDHFKLHGKVDVEVGTMSKAFGVVGGYVAGSKSLIAWLKQRGRPFLFSSALTVPDTAASIEAVKILQKSDKLVSKLWKNTKYMKEGMVKLGFDIGKSETPIIPVMLGEAKVAQEFSKLLFEAGIFAMAIGYPTVPQGMARIRVMNSATHTIDDLNKALHAFDEVGHKLKVIS, encoded by the coding sequence ATGAACAAACTAATTTGGATCGACAAAGAAATCGCACGACTTCAAAAAGAAGGTTTAATTACAAAAATTAGAACAATCGAAAGTCCGATCGGTGGCCACATTCGGATAAACGGCAAAAACCTAATTAATTTTTGCTCAAATAATTATTTAGGTTTAGCAAATAATCCGCGAATAAAAAAAGCGGCAATTAATTCAATAAAAAAATACGGAGTTGGTCCGGGAGCCGTCAGAACGATAGCGGGTACAATGTCGCTTCATGATCAACTGGAAAACGCCTTGGCAAAATTTAAAAAATGTGAAGCGGTTATCGTATTTCAATCAGGGTTTACTGCAAATCTCGCTACCATACCTGCACTTGTTGGCAAAGAAGACACAATATTTTCCGATGAATTAAATCATGCGAGCATAATTGACGGGTGCCGGTTGAGTGGAGCACAAGTGACTAGATATGCACATAACGATCCGAAAGATTTAGAGGCAAAACTTAAAACATGCAAATCCGACAAACGCTTAGTAATAACCGATGGCGTTTTCTCGATGAACGGAGATATCGCACCACTTGATAAATTGCAAAAAATAGCCAATAAATATAAGGCTTTGATTATGGTTGATGATGCTCACGGCGAAGGTGTACTTGGGAAAAACGGACGTGGTATTGTTGATCATTTTAAATTACATGGAAAAGTTGATGTCGAAGTTGGAACAATGAGCAAAGCTTTCGGCGTTGTTGGTGGATATGTAGCGGGAAGTAAATCGCTAATTGCATGGTTAAAGCAAAGAGGTAGACCATTCTTGTTCTCATCGGCATTAACCGTCCCCGATACGGCGGCAAGTATTGAAGCCGTAAAGATACTTCAGAAATCGGATAAGTTGGTAAGTAAACTTTGGAAAAATACCAAGTATATGAAAGAGGGCATGGTTAAATTGGGTTTTGATATTGGCAAATCCGAAACACCGATAATTCCCGTTATGCTGGGTGAAGCTAAGGTTGCACAAGAATTTAGTAAATTATTGTTTGAAGCTGGTATTTTTGCAATGGCCATTGGTTATCCGACAGTACCTCAGGGCATGGCAAGAATCAGAGTCATGAATTCAGCAACACATACCATAGACGATTTAAATAAAGCTTTGCATGCTTTTGACGAAGTCGGCCATAAACTAAAAGTAATTTCATAA